TCTAAGTCAGAAGTTTTCTACTACCTATCATAAAATGATTGCGGTTTAGAGGTTTTAGCCCAAATTCACAGCTGCAGATCAAGTTATACAAGTATCTTATTACATTACAAACTTTGAAATCTTATTAGTGGGTAAATCTACCTCACTGCAGTGCTATACAGTTGAAGAAACAGAGGGTACCATGGTGTTACACAGCAGAGGAAAATTTCAGGCATTGCCAGCTAGCGTCAGGCTCAGTCAAGACATTGGCCATAGCAGAACTGGGTGAATCGAATATGGGGTGTTGTGGAAAAACTCAGATATCTGCTGTATCAGGTAGTTGATTGaataaatggagcagagacaaaTGCATGGATGTCTGAATACACAAGGAGTGTGTGTGAGCTCAGGCAGGTGTGTAAtgtcgtgtgcatgtgtgtgtgcatgtgtgtgtgtgtgagtgtgtaggcaTAATATTATACTGAGAGGTACCTGACTTTTAAAAGTGGGTGTGGCTGCTGTTTGGCCCCAGGAGAGATTTGATTTTTGAGTATAATGCTGCctgatgacatttttttaaaaatcaagataaaacataaatatctgatatgaccAACTGATTGTTCAGCATTAGCTCAACATGGTAGAGTACCGCATAGTCATTCAAAATATGGAGTCGTTCTCTAGTAGTAGATTTGTGATATGGCCACCAGCTGAGAAAGCATGAGAGTCTGGAAGGGCAgacaaataaagagaaaggagaccaTAGTAACAAaggatgaaatatttatttaaatctattCTTGATACATCAAAAGCTGAGTGCATTTATGATAAAGAATTCAAGGAAGAAGTTCTCTTTCCAGGTTCACCACTACGGTTACCAGGTGGTCATGTCTTCTGTTAGTATAATCCAGGTGTTGTGACTGCGATAATTTACAATTTATATCACAGAAAAATAATCTCAGAGTGGGAACTTTAAAATGAGGAGAAAAATATGAGAATCCAGAGTTTTCATACtgtaaatttgttattttttttatcaacatCCTGGAAATACTTTAATCCATATACAATCTTTGGGTTACACAATGCTAGAGGGAAATGTATTCATCTGCATGCAAAGCAATATAGCTTCAGGATATAGCTTTTAAATTGTACATCCCAAGTGACTGGCAGGAGATGTTGTGAAGATGGTTGTGAATGGTGAAATACCTATTTCctatgagggaaaaaaagagaattgtTTAGAATAATTATAGTAACCAGATGATATAACTAATTTATTCTGAAGACATTTCAATGTCATTTAATAAACACTTACCTCTCTCCTTATTAGTAAATTCCTCAACACTTTTACttgaattaattttcatttaaggatgttatattaaaaatctttcaaaacatgtatttgtaaataatttttaaaaataagatttattaataaattacattttaacttGATTTCTCTTAGTCCTgtgcctttttctctcttttctgttttgttttgttctattttaatgTTGGAGACTGAGTCAGGGACCCTACACACTctaagcaagcactgtaccactaaGGTATATCCAGGTATACAGCTCTGCTTTTAAATTGAGTAAATAATGCCACTTATAATGGCATTTTTGGGGTGTGTTAAACTTATAGCAATTTTAATGTGACATTAGTATGTTATGACTTAATTCTCCATATTTCATTCATACTGATGTTTTTAGTACTTGGTTTATCATAGACATCCAGTGAATGCTTTGTGAGTAGCTAAGTGGATTGAAACTTCCATAGAAAAGATAATTATGCTTGTATAAGTCATTCATCGCATGTATTATGTAAGAGTCATCCTTATACAGGAACAGCTAATGGCTGTATAACCCtacatttatgaaatttataatagatttcaaaattaactaaaaagcaCTTACTTGTCAGTGATCTTGGTTTGAATCAGCCAGTTGATGAAGTCCCTGGTGGCAAGATTATCGAGCATGGTGTTCATCTCGTCAGAGAAGGAGCCGTCAGCGTGCCTGCGGCCAAGTTCCTCGGCAATGGCGACTTCTTCTGGGAAGCTAAGGAAAGAAGGCTTGGAGTCAGTGATTCTCTTAGGTAAATGCTTGTGAACTGCTGATCATTGGTGACGTGGGTGAGAATTGTAGAGAATAACGTTTGAGGGGGCTTCACTAAAACCCCTTATACAAGACTGTACAAAGTGGAGACCATTAAAAGCTAGAAGGTTTTGGATCTCTACCCTGAAACCGAAGCTTGGGTAGCTTCGCCTTTTTGAGTAATCCACATTGCCTTAAAGATTTTAGTTAGTTGATAACACATACCTTATTATTTAAACAATTAGTTTTTCCAAAACTCAACACAAATACATCATGCTCTGGAAAGTCACTGACTGCGAAAGCAGCCTTGCAAAATTTAACAGGAAGGGATTAAAATTCCagctatccccccccccccaacaaacacACTCATTCCCTACAGTAGAATTCTGGATATTTCTTACACAGTATAGACACCCATGAAGTTGCACCCCTGGGCTTGTAGGCATGATGGGTAGCGCTTACAAGTCAGTCTCCGTCCTAGTTCCCCTCATTTCAATCTTCCCAGCAAGCATGTTTTAACTCCACTTAAAAAATCAGAGTTGAACATAAATTTTCTCCCACTTCATctcaaatgcaaatcaaaatggtCACAAGAAGATGAGATGGTTCAGGAGTAATGTGTGATTAAGACCTAAGCAAGCAGCTAAGAAACTTGTTCTCCTTTTTACCAACACTGTGTGGCTATCTCTGTGGTGGCTGAGTACATGGTTAGATGTGGATAATGTTGTTAcatgtttgaatttttattttcacatgaaCACAAGTTAAACGAATATGTAACTTCAAGTCAGAAGTTACATATGACCTTTTATTAAatattgcaatttttaaaaaattttcagtaCAGTTTTTCCCGTAGGGatagtctttttttgttgttgttgttttggttttgtttgtttttttgtttttaaccatcaGATAATCAACCCGAGACTTACTCTCTCCTTCCTCGGCCTTTCACCAGCCAAGCAATGAATTCCTTTGCTGCCTGGCCCTCCAAGTAAGAACTCACATCACTGGTAAAGGTCCCTTCAGCATGCCTCTCAAATTCATCATGACGCTTGGCAACGTTGTTCCTGAAAGAAATGTGGGAGCTGAATTGAAGCTTTGCGTCTTTGCTAGTGGGGTTCTCCCTGATAAGCGGTGGGAACCTTAGGCTCAGGACTGAAAGGCGAGAAGGCTAAGGAGTTTGGGAGGTGAGAGCGGTTATACAATTATTTTGAAGTTCCGTTAATGATCTGGATTGAAACTTTGTGGGGAAAGgctaatgacattttaaaagacacTAAACCATCCCGTCCTTTCCCAGGGACCAATTTcacctcctctgcttcctcatgACGTGATGTTAAAGCTTCATTTACGTTTTACTTGATCTTAGGACAGGAAGGCTGCCCACTCCTCCATGTTGCTCACAGTCAGAGTAGATACTTGTTATTAAATGAACAGCCAGTCAGAGTCAGTTAACTGATTCGAGGGAAAGCAAAGGACTGTCATGAATTATTATGAGAGGACCCATATGATGACGGATTAAAGAAAGTAAATGCTCTAGCGGGAGAGAAGCAGAGTGGGCTCTTAACAGTGGCAAGCGTGTGCGAAGAACCCAGCGGCGGCAGAACCAGCAGCCTGCAGTCCCATGCCCTTTTGGAATTAATCAGACAATAGTTGAGGTTACGGGTCGGTCGCCCTGTGTTAGTTTGTCCACATTGTATCATTTCCACTCTAGAAAAATCAGAACAATCGTTTTCAAGCCTATAAGTTTGTGTTTTCTCACAGTCATGCCTTACCTATAAGTCACTGGCAGGGACGTTGTCAGCCCTCAGATCTGCTCTGACTGGTGGGTATCTTCTTTGCTGCTCTACTCTCCACTCCAAGGATATGTGTGCCCTGTCTCCTTGTCTCAGTCCCCTCTTCCTACCCTTTTCATACCACCCAGATATATCTATGTCCTTTTCCTgatttttagatttcctcagCTACTTGGTATGCATAACTCCCTTTCCCATGTGGGCTATCCTCCAAAGAAATTGTGAAATTCCACCATCTCTGTGAAACTCTTGTGGATAATTTCCTCCAGTAGCCTAGAAGTAGCAAAGCCCCCAACACTCCtcaaacaaaatccaacattAAAATGTATGCCTTAGGATGGGTTTGTGTTCCTGTTGGCCGCCTTCTCTCTTTATGCTCAGCAACTAGCTGGGCTGTGATTTTTAAATGCActtcttggattttattttacaagAGAATGGATGCATCTGCTTTTCGTACTTTACCAATGATCAGTACAGCTAAGGTATAATCTTAATGGGATCACAGCCATTGACTTGAACCCCTCAATTGCATGTTGTGAATTTTCTCTAACTTTTAGTAAGAATAACATTCTCAACCTAGCAGGTCCTTAAAAACTTAGTTTCCAGTTTAGAAAATTTCTAAGGAAAATGCAGTTTaagataataaaatgttttttgtcACAATTGTGTGTGGATAAGGAATTCTATAGAGCCAAGTCAAGGGGTAACATGCTCAACATCAGAAATATCCAACACGAACAAGCCTGTTGGGTGAGCATGATAACCTAGTGGAGTCCGGAGAATTTCTTAATATGCATTGAAGTTAATATGTATATGAAGTTGTCTACAACAActtcagactcttttttttttttttttagattttattattatacataagtacactgtagctgacttcagacaaaccagaagagggagtcagctctcattatgggtggttgtgagccaccatatggttgctgggatttgaacttaagacctttggaaaggcagtcagtgctcttacccgctgagccatctcaccagcccacaactTCAGACTCTTACCGGTTCCTCTTGGTGTTCATCAACCACTGCACAAAATCCTGGGCACGGCGGGAGTCCAGGTATTTGCTGTAGTCGCTGGTGAATGTGCCCTGTGAATGGCGTTTGTCTTCATTCATCTGATCAGGGTCCTCATGCGGTTCTATCTGGGAAGCTGGGAATGATCTGTGAGTGGAAGTGATGGAGCAGTTTAAATAGTACTGCATGAGCAGGTACTCCAAGTGTAGTACTCCACGAGTACACACTTTACAATTAGGCTTGTTGAGAAGACTCCTCGCTACAAAATAGAAGGTCACATACAGCAGTGAGCTTGCTGTTTCTGCAGTTGccttgcagtggttctcaaactttctaacgctgtgaccctggttctcaacctttctaacgCTGTGACCCTGGTTCAACACTGTTCCTCATGTTATGCTGATCCCCAACCATAatgttatttcattgctacttcataactgtaattttgctactgtcacaAATCATAACATAAACATCTGATATATGACACCCCCCaaagggtcacgacccacaggttgagaaccaatgcttAGAAGGCATTGGAACCTGCTCATTGGACTAGCTTCAGTGTATTGGAAAATACTCGTTCTGAAATTTAGCAACAGGTTTCTcaaatgttttctgaaacaggatgaaagaattCTTTTCAAGTAATTAATCTACTCATGATTATGCTAATATGACAAAGGAGAACAGtgacttgaatattttaaaactttaagaatCCCAAATCATGTGTTTGGGCAGCAGATCTATGCCCCCAAATTTGTCTTGCACATACTAAAAAAAAAGCACCTCAATTACTTAGCTATATATACAGTAGCTAAAGATTGGAGAAAGGGACAAAAAACATCATCTGCTAATTTGAAAATTCCTGGTGGGTATTCCTATGTAACTGGTTGGCATGATAAATATACAGGGATATCAATGTAATAACCACAAACGGTATACTAGTTTACTTgtcaaattaaaattattaaggaGTAGCGAGGCAGTATTTCTCTATTGCCAATGGGAAGAGTGATAACTCCCAGAGCTTTTCTGAAGGGCAAATCAGCAAGGTTTTTTGGTACTAGTTCTGGCTTAAATTCACTCATACCCTTTGACACAATAGTGTCATTGTTAGAAATCTACCCCAGAAAGTATTAAGAAATTTGAGGCAAAATGCATATGGACACACCTCCTGTGTAGCACTCTTCCTgggtaaaatttaaaacttctttaaaTGCCCAGAAGAGGAGGAGTATGGAAATAAATACTGTATATGATGTGAAAAGCATGTAACTCTTACAAATCAGATACGTAATAATAAAAAGAGCAAATTGATAATATAACTTCAAgagaaaaatttatttcatgGCAATAGAGGCTcagagatattttatttgtatgataGTTTATACAGGTAGTGAGGAGGGActaggcaggaagggaggggcaaAGAGAGATAATGATATTCCAATCAAAAATGTattcaaaaatctttaaaacccaGGAAAGTAACACACTAGTTTTATAtaatttgaattgttttctttgcaCAGTAGATATATGAACACTTAAAAACGttgagtattttttaaacattttacatcTTATATATGATTTTTTGTAATTAACcaagaataatatttttaaaggcataaaaAGGAACTGGAGTTGAAATAGTTAAAACAAGATACTAAAGATTATCATCTGAAGAAT
The DNA window shown above is from Mus pahari chromosome 3, PAHARI_EIJ_v1.1, whole genome shotgun sequence and carries:
- the Gcg gene encoding glucagon; the protein is MKTIYIVAGLLIMLVQSSWQHALQDPEENPRSFPASQIEPHEDPDQMNEDKRHSQGTFTSDYSKYLDSRRAQDFVQWLMNTKRNRNNVAKRHDEFERHAEGTFTSDVSSYLEGQAAKEFIAWLVKGRGRRDFPEEVAIAEELGRRHADGSFSDEMNTMLDNLATRDFINWLIQTKITDKK